The Paenibacillus sp. BIC5C1 DNA segment TCAATTAAACCTTGATACAAGGTCACAAATTGTTTTGTTTGAGCCGGATCGATCTTTAATTCCACGTTGTCCCAATCCAATTGATCCGGGCTCAATTCTTCTGCTTTCATTAGAGCTTCTGCTGAATGTATTTCTCCCAATTCTTCATGCTGTTTCAATGCTCCCTCATAAGTCTTTGTGGTCACTACTCGCATTTCATCATACGGCCCTTTGTATGGCGGGAATCCTCCCATAATGAGACTTGCCATACGGTCAGTCCGAAGGGCGAGCTGCAGCCCCACGAGAGCCAGCCAAGAGTATCCATAGTAACTAAATCGATTCACATTCATCTGATCTGCAATTCGTAACAAATCCTGAGCGATATATTCGGGCGTAAAATGTTCCGGATGGGGATCTGCCATATAGTGGCCTTCATAATCAAAATGCAGGATCTGATATTCATCGGAAAGTCCGTCGATAAACTTTGCACCCAATTCAGGATCAACACCCCATAACTTTAAGGTTTCGGCTTCTTGTCCGGTTACGGACTTTTTGGCTATGGGCAGCATAATGACGCTACGATCTTGTGCTCCCGTCAGACCCACTTCAAGCTGCGAGCCATTTAACAATGTAATCATTTTCTGCAATTAAACCAGTCCTTTACTGTTGATAC contains these protein-coding regions:
- a CDS encoding alpha/beta fold hydrolase, giving the protein MQKMITLLNGSQLEVGLTGAQDRSVIMLPIAKKSVTGQEAETLKLWGVDPELGAKFIDGLSDEYQILHFDYEGHYMADPHPEHFTPEYIAQDLLRIADQMNVNRFSYYGYSWLALVGLQLALRTDRMASLIMGGFPPYKGPYDEMRVVTTKTYEGALKQHEELGEIHSAEALMKAEELSPDQLDWDNVELKIDPAQTKQFVTLYQGLIDFDDQRIHTQLNMPRLAFAGEKDTIVYGEKFGSVTVDIAGRLQKHKPILENFGWTVEIIKGADMDHTKAMQPSTVLPIILPWLKAQLS